From the Clarias gariepinus isolate MV-2021 ecotype Netherlands chromosome 3, CGAR_prim_01v2, whole genome shotgun sequence genome, one window contains:
- the pgap4 gene encoding transmembrane protein 246, producing MRRCRGWALQRVRWSSHVTRALAVCTLTFGLLLPLCCHHCLYSYYFLKSWYLQQTSEEALRRSYEAGQEALTYWRDVVVGGAMLADVPEQPELLVTVVTVRRTDGLQYHYLLQVMQRLDVLLRGCGDRPCAAVLVCDVESGPQDNEDAVLVEKRFNVVRRGKRVDLDVNIFEKEKRDYVFCLRQSVETVKPRNVVVLEDDALPSTDFFSVIHDLLGRRFITHSLYVKLYHPERLQRYWNPEPYRILEWVGLGVFGASMIFLLMAFFPRFSPPYSVPLFLFLVAYIMVGAELIGRHYLLELRRVSPQLYAVSPATECCTPAMLFPGNMSSHVAELLDSVTCMKGNAKDMVLYHQAGSAHSLEPNAVQHIGAFSSVRSNLPHPQLI from the coding sequence ATGCGTCGATGCAGAGGTTGGGCGCTGCAGCGTGTGCGCTGGTCGAGTCATGTGACCCGGGCGCTGGCTGTGTGTACGCTGACGTTCGGCCTGCTCCTGCCTCTGTGCTGCCATCACTGCCTCTACTCCTACTACTTCCTGAAGTCCTGGTACCTGCAGCAGACGAGTGAAGAGGCCCTGAGGCGGAGCTACGAGGCTGGGCAGGAGGCGCTGACGTACTGGCGAGATGTGGTGGTGGGCGGGGCCATGCTGGCAGATGTCCCAGAGCAACCAGAGCTGCTGGTGACGGTGGTGACGGTGCGCAGGACCGATGGGCTGCAGTATCACTATCTGCTTCAGGTGATGCAGCGGTTGGACGTCCTCCTGCGTGGGTGCGGCGACCGCCCGTGTGCAGCCGTGCTGGTGTGCGACGTTGAAAGCGGCCCCCAGGATAACGAGGACGCGGTGCTGGTGGAGAAGCGTTTTAATGTGGTAAGGCGAGGGAAGCGTGTGGACCTGGACGTGAACATATTTGAGAAGGAGAAGAGAGATTATGTTTTCTGTCTGCGTCAGAGTGTGGAGACGGTAAAGCCGAGGAacgtggtggtgctggaggacGACGCTCTGCCCAGCACCGACTTCTTCTCCGTCATACATGACTTACTTGGCCGCAGGTTCATTACTCACTCACTGTATGTTAAATTATATCATCCCGAACGGCTGCAGCGCTACTGGAACCCGGAGCCGTACCGCATTCTGGAGTGGGTGGGGCTTGGTGTGTTTGGGGCCTCAATGATTTTTCTCCTAATGGCCTTCTTCCCTCGGTTCTCTCCACCCTACTCTGTGCCACTCTTCCTCTTCCTGGTGGCCTACATCATGGTGGGGGCGGAGCTTATAGGGCGACATTACCTACTGGAGCTGAGGCGTGTCTCTCCGCAGCTGTATGCCGTGTCTCCAGCCACAGAGTGCTGCACGCCTGCCATGCTGTTTCCAGGAAACATGTCCTCCCATGTGGCCGAGCTGCTGGATTCCGTCACATGCATGAAGGGGAACGCCAAGGACATGGTGCTGTACCACCAAGCGGGCTCTGCCCACAGCCTCGAACCCAATGCTGTGCAGCACATAGGGGCATTTTCCTCCGTCAGATCAAATCTACCGCACCCACAACTCATATGA